The sequence TTGCCCCGGCGGCACGTTCCAAGGTGCCGGTGTAAAAACGGTCGTGTTGTTTTTTGAAAAAGGTGCACCCACCCGCAAAACCTGGTACTACCAGCTCGACCCCGGCCGCAACCTCGGCAAAACCAACCCGCTCAACGACGACGACCTCGCCGAGTTCGTGAAACTGCAAAAGACCTTTGCCGACTCCCCCAAAAGCTGGACCGTGGATGCCAAAACCATAGACCAAACCACTTTTGACCTTTCGGTAAAAAATCCCGACGGCGGCGAGGAAATCACCCACCGTACCCCCAAGGCCATTATGGAGGAAATTGCGGCCCTGGATGCTGAGAGCGCCGAGGTGCTGAAAAATATTAAGAGGCTGTTATGAAAGTACTGCCTGTTCAATTTGAACAACATGCCATTCGTCGTATTTATGACGAGAAGACCGGGACATGGTGGTTTTCGGTCGTGGACATCATTCAAGTGCTCACGCAGCAGCCGGATTATCAAACGGCAAGAAAGTACTGGAATAAGCTTAAAGAGCGCTTGAAAAAGGAGGGGAGTCAGTCGGTGACAACCTGTCACCAACTGAAATTACCCGCCGCCGACCAAGGTAAAGCCCTTCAATGGCCAACGAATAAAGGACCATTGACCATGGCTACCATACCCAAGACATTCCATTACTCCCATGCTTCCCATTCTTCCCATACCGCCTATAGCCCAAGCGCTGGAAAATATCCCGGTGGCACCTCCTCATACAGCCTATCAATTGAAAGCGGGGGGCTGCTATGAAGAAAGGGTGGCAAACCAGTACACTGGGTGACACCTGTGAGATGTACCAGCCAAAGACTATCTCGGGAAAAGAGATGGTCGCGGACGGGGCGTACCCTGTCTATGGTGCGAACGGCGTCATTGGCCGTTACAACCAGTTCAATCACGAAGAGCCTCAGCTTCTTATTACCTGTCGAGGCGCAACGTGTGGATCGGTTAACATTTCTGCGCCAAGATCATGGGTCACAGGGAATGCGATGGTGGTGCGGCCCAAGGACGGATCAATCGAGATGCGTTTCTTGGAATACCTCTTTCGCGGTGGAATCGACATTTCAAAGGCCATCACAGGTGCTGCCCAGCCTCAGATAACACGGACAAACCTTGCCCCACTAGCAATCTGTTACCCGGTTTCACTCCCCGAGCAGCAGCGGATCGTCGGCATCCTGGACGAAGCCTTTGCGGGCCTCGCCACCGCCCGAGCCAACGCCGAAAAGAACCTCCAAAACGCCCGCGCCCTCTTCGAAAGCCACCTCCAATCCGTCTTTACCCGGCGAGCGGATGATGTGCCGCTATCAGAACTCGCCAGCGATGTGACCGATGGGGACCATTCGCCGCCCCCAAAAGCACCAACCGGCGTCCCCTTTATCACGATTTCGGACATCGTGAAGCGCACGCGTGAGATCGATTTTGGCAATACTTTCACGGTACCCGCAGAGTATTTTCGGAATCTGAAGCCGAACAAGAAGCCGAGAGTTGGCGACATTCTCTATACTGTCACCGGCGCGACGCTTGGAATTCCTGTGCTCGTCAGAGAGCAGCGGGACTTCTGCTTCCAACGGCATATCGGGTTGGTTCGCCCCAAGCCCGACACAGACAGCGCGTGGCTTACCTATGCATTGCTCTCGCCGCAGGTATTCAGGCAGGCGACGATTGGTTCCACGGGCACCGCACAAAAGACAGTGTCGCTAAGCGTCCTCCGGGGATTAACAGTCCCGAAATTGGCTCTACCAGAACAAAAGCGCATCGCGGCTCGCCTTGATTCCCTCGCCGCCGATACCCAACGCCTCGCCTCAATCTACTCGCGTAAACTCGC is a genomic window of Verrucomicrobiota bacterium containing:
- a CDS encoding restriction endonuclease subunit S — encoded protein: MKKGWQTSTLGDTCEMYQPKTISGKEMVADGAYPVYGANGVIGRYNQFNHEEPQLLITCRGATCGSVNISAPRSWVTGNAMVVRPKDGSIEMRFLEYLFRGGIDISKAITGAAQPQITRTNLAPLAICYPVSLPEQQRIVGILDEAFAGLATARANAEKNLQNARALFESHLQSVFTRRADDVPLSELASDVTDGDHSPPPKAPTGVPFITISDIVKRTREIDFGNTFTVPAEYFRNLKPNKKPRVGDILYTVTGATLGIPVLVREQRDFCFQRHIGLVRPKPDTDSAWLTYALLSPQVFRQATIGSTGTAQKTVSLSVLRGLTVPKLALPEQKRIAARLDSLAADTQRLASIYSRKLAALEALKKSLLHQAFIGDL